A window of Pirellula sp. SH-Sr6A contains these coding sequences:
- a CDS encoding DUF3488 and DUF4129 domain-containing transglutaminase family protein — translation MHRSIDLSLRQCALYFGILAIVIAGLVGLGNESWNLPMIVAGAVVVGHFYTDRLEWFSLHRYLVYLLMICGAVVAVGQFLNQSVSNQLIAVGNLLVYVQLPLIFQKKSKRVFEQWGVFLLLELVVAALVNDNVLYGVLMLPVLGVGCAAMMTLAYYTSQVKHSESQSESLGFWSRLLYWLGREAATSKRRSGIALQASEPIDRVIAKSRRAWGGGRTSLVPLTMAVLVFTVGYFYTLPRLQVGAYEAESWVSASVGFSEQVSLRYYGDIRQNESQVFRMQMFNEKTGGEYRPNQPPYIRLTVLHKYYEGPTRGVWQKGDSAVILDQRFFRRVPKAQEMDETLVEGSDPVVVSILEKAPVGEPVAVIPPFSHAPQPSAFYATRKDWRLIDSSDDSRTKALKRRYAFRTYGFFGGEERSLLPDLVNTLDSDDGDEGPDVALRLYRREELTEFPASLSPVLAVRDEILSQSDVEPTNKLARAMFLEQYLASGKDFKYSLRLTPPTNSQIDPIADFLINKRKGHCEYFASSLAMLLRSMNIPTRIVSGFRPSEYNELGGYFTVQQKHAHVWVEAYFTVEELKKGRLREPIPAWVSKGMWLRMDPTPAGEGSNAGAAVIPSAGQTLGVMQDLWSEMILNMDKSRQGNMFSIFAETSEGSYDAMWAQFQQFFAKLQSSRLIGGLASPDRWFSWRAAVVICVAGALSVLGYRTSLWLFPQWTPRLAVTRKKKSTRTSIAFYNRLVKALKRLGFEKASWQTPQEFLTAVRKQLEVESILVDDRSLDDRLLADSFYRVRYGGEASLDAPTLASLERELRALETIKRSRR, via the coding sequence ATGCACCGATCCATCGACTTGAGTTTGCGGCAATGCGCTCTTTACTTTGGCATTTTGGCGATCGTGATCGCTGGATTGGTGGGATTGGGGAACGAGTCGTGGAATCTACCCATGATCGTCGCCGGGGCGGTGGTAGTAGGGCATTTCTACACCGATCGACTGGAATGGTTTTCCCTGCATCGGTACTTGGTGTATCTGTTGATGATCTGCGGTGCGGTCGTCGCTGTTGGTCAGTTTTTGAATCAGTCGGTATCGAATCAGCTCATCGCGGTTGGCAATCTGTTGGTTTATGTGCAGTTGCCATTGATATTCCAAAAAAAGTCCAAACGGGTTTTTGAGCAGTGGGGAGTTTTTCTTCTGCTCGAGTTGGTTGTAGCTGCTTTGGTGAATGACAACGTGCTCTACGGAGTCTTGATGCTCCCCGTTTTGGGAGTGGGGTGCGCGGCGATGATGACGTTGGCGTACTACACATCCCAGGTCAAGCACAGCGAGTCCCAATCGGAGTCTTTGGGGTTCTGGTCTCGATTGTTGTACTGGTTGGGAAGAGAAGCAGCGACGAGCAAGCGGCGATCGGGAATTGCATTGCAAGCCAGCGAGCCGATCGATCGCGTGATCGCCAAGAGCCGGAGAGCTTGGGGGGGCGGTCGCACCAGTTTGGTTCCCCTGACGATGGCGGTTTTGGTTTTCACCGTCGGTTACTTTTACACGCTACCCCGACTGCAGGTGGGGGCGTACGAAGCGGAAAGCTGGGTGTCGGCGAGCGTTGGTTTTTCGGAGCAGGTGTCGCTCCGTTATTACGGTGACATTCGGCAAAACGAATCGCAAGTCTTTCGGATGCAAATGTTCAACGAAAAGACGGGTGGGGAATACCGCCCCAATCAACCTCCCTACATTCGATTGACGGTGTTGCACAAGTACTACGAGGGGCCGACGCGAGGTGTTTGGCAAAAGGGGGATTCCGCTGTCATCCTCGATCAGCGTTTCTTCCGAAGGGTGCCCAAGGCCCAGGAGATGGATGAAACGCTGGTAGAGGGTTCCGATCCGGTTGTCGTTTCGATACTGGAGAAGGCACCTGTGGGAGAGCCTGTAGCGGTGATTCCCCCCTTCTCCCATGCACCTCAACCCAGTGCGTTTTATGCGACGAGAAAGGATTGGCGCTTGATCGACTCGTCCGATGACTCGCGGACCAAAGCGCTCAAACGTCGTTACGCGTTCCGGACGTATGGCTTTTTTGGTGGCGAGGAGCGGTCGTTGCTACCCGATCTGGTGAATACGTTGGACTCGGACGATGGAGACGAAGGGCCTGACGTGGCATTGCGACTTTATCGTCGCGAAGAGCTGACCGAATTCCCTGCGAGTCTTTCCCCCGTCTTGGCAGTGCGGGACGAGATTTTGAGTCAAAGCGATGTGGAACCGACCAACAAACTCGCACGAGCTATGTTCCTCGAGCAATATCTCGCCAGCGGTAAGGACTTCAAGTACTCGCTTCGGCTCACTCCTCCCACCAATTCCCAGATCGATCCCATCGCGGACTTTTTGATCAACAAGAGGAAGGGGCATTGCGAGTACTTTGCTTCCTCCCTGGCTATGTTGCTTCGATCGATGAACATCCCAACACGAATCGTAAGTGGTTTCCGGCCGAGCGAATACAACGAGCTCGGAGGGTACTTCACCGTTCAACAGAAGCATGCGCACGTGTGGGTCGAGGCGTACTTTACCGTCGAGGAGCTCAAAAAAGGAAGGCTTCGCGAACCGATCCCTGCTTGGGTGAGCAAGGGGATGTGGTTGCGCATGGATCCAACGCCGGCGGGCGAGGGATCGAATGCAGGGGCCGCGGTGATACCGTCAGCCGGGCAAACATTGGGGGTCATGCAGGACCTATGGTCGGAGATGATCCTCAACATGGACAAATCCAGGCAAGGGAACATGTTCTCCATTTTCGCCGAGACATCGGAGGGTTCTTATGATGCTATGTGGGCGCAATTTCAGCAGTTTTTCGCGAAGCTTCAATCGAGCAGGTTGATCGGAGGATTGGCATCTCCCGATCGCTGGTTTTCGTGGCGAGCAGCGGTGGTGATTTGCGTGGCGGGTGCGCTTTCCGTGCTCGGCTACCGGACCTCGTTGTGGTTGTTCCCGCAATGGACCCCGAGGTTGGCGGTAACACGCAAAAAGAAATCGACCCGCACCTCGATCGCGTTTTACAATCGACTGGTCAAAGCCTTGAAGCGGCTCGGGTTCGAAAAAGCTTCTTGGCAGACACCGCAGGAGTTCTTAACCGCTGTCCGAAAACAACTGGAAGTAGAATCGATTCTCGTCGACGACCGCTCGCTCGACGATCGATTGCTCGCGGATAGTTTTTATCGTGTCCGCTATGGTGGCGAGGCTTCGTTGGATGCGCCAACCCTAGCGTCGTTGGAACGCGAGCTGCGCGCGTTGGAAACGATCAAGCGATCGAGGAGATGA
- a CDS encoding shikimate kinase, translated as MRHLYLTGYRGCGKTTIAERLSGLLGLPWCDTDAMVEASAGTTIANIFANSGEEVFRDLESAAIRSLSCATTPSIVALGGGAILRPQNLSLLKASGWVAWLQASPQTLANRISGDQSTASRRPALSQLGVLAEIEAVLAKRLPLYREAADQAFDTEANGIDSVVEQIAEAYQRIAD; from the coding sequence GTGCGTCATCTGTATTTGACGGGGTATCGCGGTTGTGGAAAGACCACGATCGCGGAGCGGCTATCAGGGCTTCTAGGTTTGCCTTGGTGTGATACCGATGCAATGGTCGAAGCGAGTGCCGGTACGACGATTGCCAATATCTTCGCGAATTCCGGTGAGGAAGTCTTTCGCGATCTCGAGTCTGCGGCGATTCGGTCGCTCTCTTGTGCAACGACTCCAAGTATTGTCGCGCTGGGTGGCGGGGCGATATTGAGACCGCAAAACTTATCGCTTCTCAAAGCGTCGGGATGGGTAGCTTGGTTGCAGGCCTCCCCGCAGACCCTTGCCAATCGCATCTCTGGAGATCAGTCGACGGCATCGAGGCGGCCGGCGCTAAGTCAATTAGGGGTGCTTGCGGAGATCGAGGCGGTGCTTGCCAAGCGGTTGCCATTGTATCGTGAGGCGGCAGACCAAGCCTTCGACACCGAAGCGAACGGGATCGACAGTGTGGTGGAGCAGATTGCGGAAGCGTATCAACGGATCGCCGATTGA
- a CDS encoding trypsin-like peptidase domain-containing protein encodes MKLRTLTQRLQAISVGLLATSFWVGPTSHFVGCSSAWAQENDRVTPIVRAIRKAEPAVVNIQGNKTVTNTGTNGVSTVQEVNGMGTGVIIDRRGLIITNYHVVDAVQKIEVTLADGTTTIANLINYDPETDLAMIKINVDKDLPVIHVGRSDNLLRGESVIAIGNPFGYQNTVTVGIISALHRDIPVNGSQQYTDLIQTNADINPGNSGGPLLNIDGEVIGINVAVRVGAQGIGFAIPIDNAISVMSELVAQYRTTGSHGLVCSRISTDNGMQLVLDEYRSNSSKESSREFKPGDEIVSIGGQKVETPLDIELALLGLPAGETIELELQRGGETLVHNVVLPRKTSVSDESDILRMAWDKLGIRVVPVPAAQVEPIGKDYEGGLKIVEVRPNSPAARQALSTGDIIVGVMDWKTPNLKHLAWVMANNSFQTASAAQFHLLRRNQFLKVAMTPDRTKR; translated from the coding sequence ATGAAACTACGCACCCTAACCCAACGGCTGCAGGCAATCTCCGTCGGATTGTTAGCCACCTCGTTTTGGGTAGGACCTACGTCCCATTTCGTAGGTTGCTCATCTGCTTGGGCACAAGAAAACGATCGGGTCACTCCCATCGTTCGCGCCATTCGCAAAGCCGAGCCTGCTGTCGTCAACATCCAAGGCAACAAGACGGTCACCAACACCGGGACCAACGGGGTGTCGACCGTTCAGGAAGTCAACGGCATGGGGACCGGCGTCATCATCGACCGACGCGGCCTGATCATCACGAACTACCATGTGGTCGATGCCGTTCAAAAGATCGAAGTCACCCTTGCCGATGGAACAACCACCATCGCGAACTTGATCAACTACGATCCCGAAACGGATCTTGCTATGATCAAAATCAACGTCGACAAGGACTTGCCCGTCATTCATGTTGGACGCAGCGATAATCTCCTTCGCGGAGAATCTGTCATCGCCATCGGCAACCCCTTCGGCTATCAGAACACCGTAACCGTGGGAATCATCAGCGCGCTCCATCGGGACATCCCGGTCAACGGCTCGCAACAATACACTGACCTGATTCAAACGAACGCCGATATCAACCCAGGAAACTCGGGCGGTCCATTGCTGAATATCGATGGGGAAGTCATCGGTATCAATGTGGCCGTCCGAGTCGGCGCTCAAGGAATCGGGTTCGCGATCCCCATCGATAATGCGATCTCGGTAATGAGCGAACTTGTCGCCCAATACCGGACTACAGGATCGCATGGCTTGGTCTGCTCTCGCATTTCCACCGACAATGGAATGCAACTGGTATTGGACGAATACCGAAGCAACAGCAGCAAAGAATCATCGCGAGAATTCAAACCCGGCGATGAAATCGTCTCCATCGGTGGCCAAAAGGTTGAAACACCGCTGGATATCGAGCTCGCACTGCTGGGGCTTCCTGCGGGAGAAACGATCGAGCTCGAACTCCAACGCGGTGGCGAAACCCTCGTGCACAACGTGGTCCTTCCTAGAAAGACATCGGTTTCGGATGAATCCGATATTCTCCGCATGGCTTGGGACAAACTCGGAATCCGCGTTGTTCCCGTCCCCGCCGCGCAAGTCGAACCGATCGGCAAAGACTACGAAGGAGGACTCAAGATTGTCGAGGTCCGTCCGAACAGTCCTGCAGCACGGCAAGCTCTGAGTACCGGCGACATCATCGTGGGTGTGATGGATTGGAAAACTCCCAACCTCAAACATCTCGCTTGGGTCATGGCCAACAACAGCTTCCAAACCGCGAGCGCAGCCCAATTCCATCTTTTGCGCCGCAATCAGTTCCTCAAAGTCGCGATGACCCCGGACAGGACCAAACGCTAG
- a CDS encoding prepilin peptidase — protein MDYWIVAIGLLLGPAVNFAIYQFAYGPRPISPWQRRDSRWWSRLPIVGWLFRWGDRGELGGWFWLRPMLIEIAIPMVLYLLHRHAMSEGMVFPGGGPVPRMALFGSFVCVSLLFLFLVAATFIDFDERTIPDLITVPGTWIGMVGTTLFPDWRLREIDPASLATPPIANRALHANSAFDWPYYWSQGGDWGLIIGVLLWGGWCFALLNRRWIMRRGLRKAWTYFWAGLARDPWTRWVGAMGAVGLVWIVGTYYFGGPEHWEGLLTSLFGIGLGGMLVWSFRLVAALVMGREALGFGDVTLMAMVGAFVGWQVVWISFFVSPFFALLFVILFWVVTRDSSTPFGPYLSMGVAYVLWDWARLWNVVSVILLPPELLLLFWGLLLLVLASMLGSIEFVKRLVGSREG, from the coding sequence ATGGATTATTGGATCGTTGCGATCGGACTGCTACTGGGGCCGGCGGTGAACTTTGCGATTTATCAATTCGCATATGGCCCTAGGCCGATCAGTCCTTGGCAGCGTCGCGACTCCCGATGGTGGAGTCGACTTCCCATAGTCGGGTGGCTTTTTCGATGGGGGGATCGGGGCGAGTTGGGCGGTTGGTTTTGGCTGCGCCCAATGTTGATTGAGATTGCGATCCCAATGGTTCTCTATCTGTTGCATCGGCATGCGATGAGCGAGGGAATGGTTTTTCCGGGGGGCGGGCCGGTTCCTCGAATGGCGCTGTTCGGATCGTTCGTCTGTGTCTCGCTGTTGTTTTTATTTTTGGTGGCCGCGACGTTTATCGACTTTGATGAGCGAACGATTCCCGATCTGATCACGGTGCCCGGAACGTGGATTGGCATGGTGGGCACAACGCTCTTTCCTGATTGGAGATTGCGGGAGATCGATCCGGCATCGTTGGCAACGCCGCCGATCGCAAACCGCGCGCTACATGCCAACTCTGCTTTTGATTGGCCTTATTATTGGAGTCAAGGCGGGGATTGGGGGCTGATCATCGGCGTTCTGCTTTGGGGCGGATGGTGTTTCGCATTGCTCAATCGACGTTGGATCATGCGGCGAGGGTTGCGTAAAGCTTGGACCTACTTTTGGGCTGGGCTGGCGCGGGATCCCTGGACCCGATGGGTTGGAGCGATGGGCGCGGTCGGATTGGTTTGGATTGTTGGGACCTATTATTTCGGAGGCCCCGAGCACTGGGAAGGATTGTTGACTTCTCTGTTTGGGATTGGTTTGGGAGGGATGTTGGTTTGGTCCTTTCGATTGGTGGCCGCGTTGGTCATGGGCCGGGAAGCCCTCGGGTTTGGCGACGTGACTTTGATGGCCATGGTGGGGGCGTTTGTTGGCTGGCAAGTCGTATGGATATCCTTTTTCGTTTCCCCCTTCTTCGCATTGCTATTCGTTATCTTGTTCTGGGTCGTCACGAGAGATAGTTCCACTCCTTTTGGTCCGTACCTTTCGATGGGAGTGGCGTATGTACTGTGGGATTGGGCACGGTTGTGGAATGTGGTTTCCGTGATCTTGCTTCCCCCAGAGTTGCTGCTCCTGTTTTGGGGGTTGCTGCTCTTGGTTTTGGCCAGCATGTTGGGGAGCATCGAATTCGTGAAGCGATTAGTGGGATCACGCGAGGGATAA
- the rplU gene encoding 50S ribosomal protein L21, whose translation MYAIICDGGRQFKVEKDQLLDIDYRDTAETGDKIEFDRVLAIGGDAGLKLGQPTVSGAKVTASVVGLEKGEKIYIQKYRRRKNYDVRTGHRQKYTRIKIESIDG comes from the coding sequence ATGTACGCGATCATTTGTGACGGCGGACGTCAATTCAAAGTTGAAAAAGACCAGCTTCTGGACATCGATTATCGCGACACGGCCGAAACCGGCGATAAGATCGAGTTCGACCGAGTCTTGGCCATCGGTGGCGATGCTGGGTTGAAGCTCGGCCAGCCGACCGTGTCGGGAGCGAAGGTTACCGCTTCGGTGGTCGGTCTTGAAAAAGGCGAAAAGATTTACATCCAGAAGTACCGCCGTCGTAAGAATTACGACGTGCGAACGGGGCACCGTCAAAAGTACACGCGAATCAAGATCGAGTCGATCGACGGCTAA